The Acidicapsa acidisoli genome contains a region encoding:
- a CDS encoding ABC transporter permease: protein MTSLWQNIRYAVRQLLKSKGFTITAVITLALGIGANTAIFTTVYATIIAPMPYPEPDQLVMVWSKIQTFHNGVSAGDYTDWANQSTAFQSLNAFTGGSFNLATKDQPEYVEGQKTTPGFYKMMGVNFLYGRDLLPDEGKLGNEHVVVLVNKLWKKLGSDPNIIGKQMKIDGEPYAVVGVMAAGQPDRLNASLVVPLVFKPEQLNHDFHWLLVMGRLKPGVTIKQAQANMDAVTANIAKAYPKSNQGWGSFVEPLKNDFLPKERIQMLWFLLGAVGFVLLIACVNVANLLLAKGTTRQKEVAVRIALGAKSGAIFAQFLTENLLLALIGGVLGVGVGWLALRGLVAIMPQGTLPSEADLTLNVPILLFSFGVSTLAGLLFGCGPAWHATRVDPGEALKEGGRTGTSAGRRGVRRILVVGEIALALALLTGAGLAIHSFWNLTQVDLGVSTVHIQTFFLPVPEARSKDPVRITAYYRQMLSRIMAVPGVLDASVSTGLPLEGAGFGMPFTIAGAPDIADPSQRPGAAFGMVTPDYFKTFGIQVIRGRSFTDHDIAGSVRVAMVSESFVKKYFPDKDPLQQRLMVEELIPGVTKLGAAVPWQIVGVFHDVKGGGLRDGRPEIEIPFWQIPWDAATFGVLTAGDPLLMTRSLEDAVHSVDPEIALAEMHTMEEVKSRTLAGDRFTMVLYGSFACVALVLAAVGIYGVMAFTVAQREHEIGLRMALGASRGNVVGLILREGTVLALIGLGLGLIGAYFVGKAMHSTLYGVGSIDFTAVGLVAAVLFGAALLASWIPARRAASVEPMLALRGE from the coding sequence ATGACAAGTCTGTGGCAGAATATTCGCTATGCCGTGCGCCAATTGCTGAAATCGAAGGGCTTCACGATCACCGCTGTGATTACACTGGCGCTGGGCATCGGAGCCAACACGGCTATCTTCACCACGGTCTATGCCACAATTATTGCGCCCATGCCCTATCCCGAGCCGGATCAACTGGTGATGGTTTGGTCCAAAATTCAAACATTTCATAACGGTGTTTCGGCGGGTGACTATACCGACTGGGCCAATCAGAGCACTGCCTTTCAGTCTTTGAATGCCTTTACCGGCGGTAGCTTCAACCTGGCTACGAAAGATCAGCCCGAATATGTCGAGGGCCAGAAGACTACGCCCGGGTTCTACAAGATGATGGGCGTTAATTTTCTGTATGGCCGGGACCTTCTGCCCGATGAAGGCAAGCTGGGCAACGAGCACGTCGTCGTATTGGTCAACAAGCTTTGGAAGAAACTCGGCTCCGATCCGAACATCATAGGCAAGCAGATGAAGATCGATGGCGAGCCGTATGCGGTCGTGGGTGTGATGGCGGCCGGTCAGCCGGATCGCCTGAACGCGAGCCTTGTTGTACCTCTGGTCTTTAAGCCGGAGCAGTTGAATCATGATTTTCACTGGCTGCTGGTGATGGGCCGCTTGAAGCCGGGCGTCACGATCAAACAGGCGCAGGCCAATATGGACGCGGTTACGGCAAACATAGCGAAGGCATATCCCAAGAGCAATCAGGGCTGGGGCTCGTTTGTCGAGCCATTGAAGAATGATTTTCTACCCAAGGAACGCATTCAGATGCTTTGGTTCCTATTGGGTGCGGTTGGCTTTGTGCTGTTGATTGCCTGTGTTAACGTGGCAAATCTCCTGCTCGCCAAAGGCACCACGCGACAGAAGGAAGTTGCGGTGCGCATTGCTTTGGGAGCAAAGAGCGGCGCTATCTTTGCTCAGTTTCTCACGGAGAATCTCCTGCTGGCATTGATCGGTGGTGTGCTCGGCGTAGGCGTGGGGTGGCTTGCGTTACGCGGACTCGTGGCGATCATGCCGCAGGGCACGCTTCCTTCGGAGGCGGACCTGACTTTGAATGTTCCGATTCTGCTGTTTTCGTTTGGCGTTTCCACGCTGGCTGGCTTGCTCTTTGGCTGCGGTCCGGCGTGGCATGCGACCCGCGTCGATCCTGGCGAAGCGCTGAAAGAAGGCGGACGAACGGGAACCAGTGCAGGCCGTCGCGGAGTGCGCCGGATACTCGTAGTCGGCGAAATAGCGCTTGCATTGGCGCTGCTTACAGGAGCGGGACTTGCCATTCACAGCTTCTGGAATCTTACCCAGGTTGACCTTGGCGTAAGCACGGTTCACATTCAGACATTCTTTTTGCCGGTTCCCGAAGCGCGATCCAAAGATCCCGTGCGGATCACTGCTTACTATCGCCAGATGCTGAGTCGGATCATGGCCGTTCCGGGTGTTCTGGATGCTTCTGTTTCAACCGGCTTGCCACTTGAAGGCGCGGGATTCGGGATGCCGTTCACCATTGCGGGCGCACCGGATATTGCCGATCCATCGCAACGGCCCGGCGCGGCCTTCGGTATGGTCACTCCTGACTACTTCAAGACTTTTGGGATTCAGGTGATTCGCGGTCGCAGCTTTACCGATCACGATATCGCGGGCAGTGTGCGCGTGGCGATGGTCAGCGAGAGTTTTGTCAAGAAGTACTTCCCGGATAAGGATCCGCTTCAGCAGCGACTGATGGTGGAAGAGTTGATTCCTGGCGTGACAAAGCTGGGAGCGGCGGTTCCATGGCAGATCGTGGGAGTTTTTCACGATGTAAAAGGTGGTGGTTTGCGCGACGGACGCCCCGAAATCGAGATCCCTTTCTGGCAGATTCCCTGGGATGCTGCCACGTTTGGTGTACTCACAGCGGGCGATCCTCTCCTGATGACCAGAAGCCTGGAGGATGCTGTGCATTCTGTCGATCCGGAGATCGCATTGGCTGAGATGCACACGATGGAAGAGGTGAAGAGCCGGACGCTGGCTGGCGACCGATTCACTATGGTCCTGTATGGCAGCTTTGCCTGCGTTGCGCTGGTTCTGGCCGCAGTCGGAATTTACGGCGTCATGGCGTTTACGGTGGCGCAGCGCGAGCACGAGATAGGGCTGCGGATGGCGCTTGGCGCAAGCCGCGGCAACGTAGTTGGTCTGATCCTGCGAGAAGGCACCGTGCTGGCATTGATTGGCCTTGGACTCGGTCTTATCGGCGCCTACTTCGTCGGCAAGGCCATGCACAGCACGCTATATGGGGTAGGCTCTATTGACTTCACTGCAGTCGGACTCGTGGCTGCGGTGCTCTTTGGCGCGGCGCTGCTCGCCAGTTGGATCCCGGCGCGGCGCGCGGCTTCGGTGGAACCGATGCTGGCGCTTCGTGGTGAGTGA
- a CDS encoding ABC transporter permease, with protein MNRLLQDLRYALRQLRKSPGFTITAVITLALGIGANAAIFTLVQGILLKSLPVSDPKQLYRIGDTDDCCVNGGFVGDNGDFDIYSYDLYLHLKSSAPEFEQLAAMQAGRNIYSVRRGNSTSKALVGEYVSGNYFTTLGVGPYLGRTLLESDDTPAANATAVLSYQAWQSEFAGDPSIVGSTITIQAHPFSVIGVAPRGFFGDRITDNPPALWLPLSTEPLVSGPGAILHHPDSNWLYPIGRVRPGTVIVPLQQKLSAALRQWLTTRPAYTDNGGSAEIPKQHVTIVPGGGGIQSLQQETGTGLKMLMILSTVVLLIACANIANLLLARATARRTEITIRMALGSGRSRLIRQIFTESVLLSCIGGLAGLAVAYAGSHLILTLAFPDAKNLPIEASPSPMVLGFAFLISLITGLLFGTAPAWLSSHAQPAEALRGSNRSTSDRSSLPQKTLVVFQAALSLVLLVGAVLMTKSLTNLEHQDFGIATTNRYVLHLDPSGAGYTIDRLPALYREMESRFSALPGISGVGLALYSPLEGDNWGECVIQQGHPAPRPGERCGSTWDRVNAGYLKTIGVPMVRGREFTEQDTASSQPVAIVNQTFVNRFYPNQDPVGKHFGIDFVPYSGSWEIVGVFKDFKMNNPREKVRPVYLRPLTQQLTAYKEPGMIGGEVQSMFIDSIVLRFDRPQEDVESIVRKTLAAIDPNLTVIDLRSLDAQVAGNFNQDRLIARLTTLFGVLALILASVGLYGVTSYFVARRTGEIGIRMALGATRPGVVSLVLRSVLVQIGMGLALGIPSALAAGYFMKSQLYGVSSYDPIALTAATILLALCAITAGFIPARRAASIEPMKALRIE; from the coding sequence ATGAATCGACTTTTGCAGGATCTCCGCTATGCATTGCGCCAGTTGCGTAAATCGCCCGGGTTTACCATCACCGCGGTGATCACGCTGGCCCTTGGCATCGGCGCCAACGCGGCGATCTTCACGCTGGTGCAGGGAATTCTGCTCAAGTCACTTCCTGTATCCGATCCCAAGCAACTCTATCGCATCGGCGATACCGATGACTGCTGTGTCAATGGTGGATTTGTCGGGGATAATGGCGACTTCGATATCTACTCGTACGATCTATATCTGCACTTGAAGAGCTCCGCGCCGGAGTTTGAACAACTTGCCGCCATGCAGGCCGGACGAAATATATACAGCGTACGTCGTGGAAACAGCACTTCGAAAGCGCTGGTCGGCGAGTATGTTTCCGGCAACTACTTCACGACTCTTGGCGTTGGCCCATATCTGGGCCGAACACTTCTGGAAAGCGACGACACTCCGGCAGCCAATGCTACCGCCGTGCTGAGCTATCAGGCGTGGCAGAGTGAATTTGCCGGCGACCCTTCCATCGTAGGCTCGACGATCACGATCCAGGCCCATCCGTTCAGCGTAATCGGCGTTGCGCCACGCGGCTTCTTTGGCGATCGGATTACGGACAATCCGCCGGCTCTGTGGCTTCCGTTGTCGACTGAGCCTCTTGTTTCTGGACCAGGCGCGATTCTGCATCATCCTGATTCGAACTGGCTCTACCCGATCGGCAGAGTACGTCCTGGAACGGTGATTGTCCCACTGCAGCAGAAACTGTCTGCGGCGCTGCGACAGTGGCTTACGACTCGTCCTGCGTATACCGACAATGGCGGCTCGGCGGAGATTCCCAAACAGCATGTCACGATTGTTCCCGGCGGTGGGGGGATTCAGAGCCTGCAGCAGGAGACCGGAACCGGCCTGAAGATGCTGATGATTCTCTCCACGGTGGTTCTGCTGATTGCCTGCGCCAATATCGCCAATCTGCTGTTGGCGCGAGCTACGGCGCGGCGTACGGAGATTACGATTCGCATGGCGCTGGGATCGGGACGCTCCCGCCTCATCCGCCAGATCTTCACGGAAAGCGTATTGCTGAGTTGCATCGGTGGACTGGCAGGACTTGCGGTCGCTTACGCGGGTTCGCACCTGATTCTCACGCTCGCGTTTCCGGATGCGAAGAATCTGCCGATTGAGGCCAGTCCATCTCCGATGGTCCTCGGATTCGCATTCCTGATTTCACTGATCACGGGTCTTCTGTTCGGCACCGCGCCTGCGTGGCTATCATCCCATGCGCAGCCGGCCGAGGCTTTGCGCGGCTCGAATCGCTCCACGAGCGACCGATCCTCGTTGCCGCAAAAGACGCTGGTGGTTTTCCAGGCCGCGCTGTCGCTGGTACTTCTGGTTGGGGCAGTGCTGATGACGAAGTCACTCACCAATCTTGAGCATCAGGACTTCGGCATAGCCACCACCAACCGTTACGTGCTGCACCTCGATCCCTCTGGCGCAGGCTATACGATCGATCGCTTGCCAGCACTGTATCGCGAGATGGAGTCGCGCTTTTCAGCGCTGCCGGGCATATCCGGCGTGGGCTTGGCGCTTTACAGTCCGCTGGAAGGCGATAACTGGGGCGAGTGTGTTATTCAACAGGGCCATCCAGCACCGCGGCCCGGCGAACGCTGCGGTTCCACATGGGACCGAGTGAATGCCGGATATCTCAAAACCATTGGAGTGCCGATGGTGCGCGGACGCGAGTTTACCGAGCAGGACACAGCGTCGTCGCAACCCGTCGCTATCGTGAATCAGACATTTGTCAATCGTTTCTATCCCAACCAGGACCCCGTCGGCAAACATTTCGGAATAGATTTTGTGCCGTACTCGGGTAGTTGGGAGATTGTCGGGGTGTTCAAGGACTTCAAGATGAATAACCCGCGAGAGAAGGTTCGGCCAGTGTATCTGCGCCCTTTGACGCAGCAGTTGACCGCCTATAAAGAGCCGGGGATGATTGGCGGCGAAGTGCAGTCGATGTTTATCGACTCAATCGTGCTTCGCTTCGACCGGCCACAGGAAGACGTCGAGTCGATCGTTCGCAAAACACTTGCGGCGATCGATCCCAATCTCACTGTGATCGATCTTCGTTCGCTGGATGCTCAGGTTGCGGGAAACTTCAATCAGGATCGCCTGATCGCGCGTCTCACTACGCTCTTCGGAGTTCTCGCATTGATTCTGGCCTCGGTCGGACTCTACGGCGTAACTTCCTATTTCGTTGCGCGCCGCACTGGTGAGATCGGTATTCGCATGGCTCTGGGAGCTACGCGGCCCGGCGTTGTTTCTCTTGTGTTGCGGAGCGTCCTAGTGCAGATCGGAATGGGGCTGGCGCTCGGCATCCCGTCCGCTCTTGCGGCTGGTTACTTCATGAAGAGCCAACTCTACGGTGTAAGTTCCTATGACCCAATTGCGCTGACTGCTGCAACTATTTTGCTCGCTCTTTGCGCGATTACAGCGGGCTTCATACCGGCGCGCAGGGCGGCCTCCATCGAACCGATGAAAGCACTTCGCATTGAGTAG
- a CDS encoding ABC transporter permease has protein sequence MTGFLQDLRYALRQLIKAPGFTLTALLTLALGIGVTAAVYSVVQMVLLEPLPYPDQDRLVGVAWTFPHEKPNAEQAGSAADFVRENSGAFSSSTVMDDSMYAANLSVNGGRAVQVNALRVSEGYFRTLGITPAIGRGFSSEEDRSGGAKAAVLSYSLWIRVFNGDPSVVGRTIRLNQESFAVIGVTPARFVASSESALGITGSPDLWQPLQLSSKEPGYEGDNYMMIARLRNSVTLDQVQQQLNALQQPFYQRYPGYRKWLDRGNELHELRAWKLQDVVVSEVRRSLLTLMGAVAAVLLLACLNLAGLMIARSLRRSREIALRAALGATQAQLLRLLACEGILLAIGGGVLALFVTHAATYVLLHAAPLAIPALHGEPSQWLTSAVVMLVALASTTFFSILPAWILLRGRSREMRLGGMSIGETVSHARLSRGLMVAQVALAMVLVSMASVLLGTFANLRSLPSGVEPKQLTVFQVTLRGERYASTRKTTQFVASVLDQLSHRPGVDRVAAVNGLPLDRGLNTSGFPAGHPELGQTIEFRAVTPHYFETMGVSLLAGRDIADSDRADGDLVVVVGEMTAKKWWPGRSPIGQYIRIGKEKNWRIVGVVADVRSRSLVEAQGVMVYAPMVQLTDEFTGVLNGWFPTTFAVRTAARVNLAQLAQQAVTRADPEIPVAKLTTMQAVIDDTVQEPRFFSLLAGGFSGFALVLTVIGLFGLLSYQVTQRTREIGVRMALGADRARILLTFLSRGLMLASVGVVVGGAASWLLRPVVSELLADAGIDASVHSANVIMNGTQATVFAVAAILIATIAASWLPARRAASVEPMQALRTE, from the coding sequence ATGACGGGATTTCTTCAGGATCTTCGCTACGCGCTGCGCCAGTTGATCAAGGCGCCGGGCTTTACGCTCACTGCGCTGCTCACGCTTGCGCTGGGCATCGGCGTTACAGCGGCGGTTTACAGCGTGGTGCAGATGGTGTTGCTGGAGCCGTTGCCGTATCCCGATCAGGACAGGCTTGTGGGCGTGGCGTGGACCTTTCCGCATGAGAAGCCGAACGCCGAGCAGGCCGGCAGTGCGGCGGATTTCGTGCGCGAAAACAGTGGGGCATTCTCCTCTTCGACGGTGATGGACGATAGCATGTATGCGGCCAACCTCTCTGTCAATGGTGGCCGTGCGGTTCAGGTCAATGCTCTGCGCGTGTCCGAAGGCTACTTCCGCACGCTTGGCATAACACCCGCCATCGGGCGAGGCTTTTCGTCCGAGGAGGATCGGTCTGGCGGCGCGAAGGCCGCTGTGTTGAGTTACAGCCTTTGGATAAGAGTCTTCAATGGCGATCCATCTGTTGTTGGACGGACGATTCGTTTGAATCAGGAGAGCTTTGCAGTCATTGGCGTGACGCCCGCTCGTTTTGTTGCCAGCAGCGAATCCGCACTGGGCATCACGGGGTCGCCTGATCTCTGGCAGCCGTTGCAGCTGAGTTCGAAAGAGCCGGGATATGAAGGCGACAACTACATGATGATCGCGCGGCTACGCAACAGTGTGACGCTTGACCAGGTGCAGCAGCAGTTGAATGCGTTGCAGCAACCCTTCTACCAGCGATATCCCGGCTATAGGAAGTGGCTGGATCGCGGTAACGAGTTGCATGAGCTTCGCGCGTGGAAGCTACAGGATGTTGTCGTGAGCGAAGTGCGCCGAAGCCTGCTTACGCTGATGGGCGCTGTAGCAGCCGTATTGCTGTTGGCGTGCCTCAATCTGGCCGGTCTGATGATCGCTCGCTCGCTGCGCCGCTCGCGCGAGATTGCGCTGCGTGCGGCGCTGGGCGCAACGCAGGCGCAATTGTTGCGTCTGCTGGCCTGCGAGGGAATTCTGCTGGCAATCGGCGGAGGAGTGCTAGCGCTGTTCGTGACTCACGCCGCCACTTATGTGCTGCTCCATGCCGCGCCGCTTGCCATTCCTGCGTTGCATGGAGAGCCAAGCCAGTGGCTGACTTCAGCAGTGGTGATGCTTGTGGCGCTCGCTTCGACGACCTTCTTTTCGATACTTCCCGCATGGATCCTGCTGCGTGGCCGGAGCCGCGAGATGCGCCTTGGCGGAATGTCGATTGGCGAGACTGTCTCTCATGCGCGCCTCTCACGCGGCTTGATGGTGGCGCAGGTCGCGCTTGCAATGGTTCTGGTTTCGATGGCTTCCGTACTGCTTGGAACATTCGCCAACCTGCGTTCATTGCCTTCGGGCGTCGAGCCCAAACAACTGACGGTCTTTCAGGTAACGCTGCGTGGGGAACGCTATGCCAGTACGCGCAAGACGACGCAGTTTGTGGCCTCCGTGCTCGATCAACTGAGCCATAGGCCTGGCGTGGACCGAGTTGCCGCTGTGAACGGACTGCCTCTGGATCGCGGCCTTAATACAAGCGGATTTCCCGCGGGCCATCCTGAATTGGGCCAGACTATTGAATTTCGCGCAGTAACTCCGCATTATTTCGAGACGATGGGCGTTTCATTGCTCGCTGGACGCGATATTGCGGATAGCGACCGCGCCGATGGAGATCTCGTAGTTGTAGTCGGCGAGATGACCGCTAAAAAGTGGTGGCCGGGACGCTCGCCGATTGGCCAGTACATTCGTATTGGCAAAGAAAAGAATTGGCGCATCGTTGGAGTGGTGGCCGATGTGCGCAGTCGTTCTCTGGTGGAGGCGCAGGGCGTCATGGTATATGCGCCCATGGTCCAGCTTACCGACGAGTTCACCGGCGTACTCAATGGATGGTTTCCTACGACCTTTGCTGTGCGCACTGCTGCCCGCGTGAATCTGGCGCAGCTCGCGCAGCAGGCAGTGACACGAGCCGATCCGGAAATTCCCGTAGCGAAGTTGACTACGATGCAGGCGGTGATTGACGACACTGTTCAGGAACCGCGCTTTTTCTCGCTGCTGGCTGGGGGCTTCTCCGGATTTGCGCTGGTGCTGACGGTGATTGGCCTCTTTGGGTTGCTGAGTTATCAGGTCACGCAGAGGACGCGCGAGATTGGTGTGCGTATGGCGCTCGGCGCGGATCGCGCGCGCATCCTGCTGACATTTCTAAGCCGTGGCCTGATGCTTGCATCCGTGGGCGTAGTTGTCGGTGGAGCAGCAAGCTGGCTCTTGAGGCCAGTGGTGAGCGAACTGCTGGCCGACGCTGGAATCGATGCTTCCGTGCATTCGGCCAACGTGATCATGAATGGCACGCAAGCTACTGTATTTGCCGTCGCAGCGATTCTGATTGCAACTATCGCGGCAAGCTGGCTACCGGCGCGCCGCGCGGCTTCCGTTGAACCAATGCAGGCTTTGCGCACTGAGTAA